The Luteolibacter arcticus genome includes a window with the following:
- a CDS encoding ribonucleotide-diphosphate reductase subunit beta, whose amino-acid sequence MSATTTITLGARTFVLDREKAEQAFAAKKVINGRETMFFNILPLKYQWAYDLYKTMKNNHWEPEDITMQKDVEQWRSDEISDVERWIIKMGIGYFSAAEGIVGDNVLHVVRELVTAPELKLVLGRHAHEENIHADSLVYMISSLGINPHECEAMFEDVPSITAKNNFVVSNSMALRRDIDLTVTANKQALAKNIFMFGQVMEGTQFYGLFGMILSLYRQNKFPGIGSMFRYTLRDESNHIEVFRNLLMDLIDENPDIWTEDFRDDLRDTMAEGIRLEKQFIRDCLPVAGLGLNSADFETYIDYIADRRLISCGLAPLNESVTNPFPWLAEMMDIKKETNFFEGRVTEYQKASALSTVDDDEL is encoded by the coding sequence ATGTCCGCCACCACCACCATCACTCTCGGAGCCCGCACCTTCGTCCTCGACCGTGAGAAGGCCGAGCAGGCCTTTGCCGCCAAGAAGGTCATCAACGGTCGCGAGACCATGTTCTTCAACATCCTCCCGCTGAAGTACCAGTGGGCGTATGACCTGTACAAGACGATGAAGAACAACCACTGGGAGCCCGAGGACATCACCATGCAAAAGGATGTCGAGCAGTGGCGCTCGGACGAGATCAGCGACGTCGAGCGGTGGATCATCAAAATGGGCATCGGCTACTTCTCGGCCGCCGAGGGCATCGTGGGCGACAACGTCCTCCACGTGGTCCGCGAGCTCGTCACCGCGCCGGAGCTGAAGCTCGTGCTCGGCCGCCACGCCCATGAGGAAAACATCCACGCGGACAGCCTCGTTTACATGATTTCCTCGCTCGGCATCAACCCGCACGAGTGCGAGGCCATGTTCGAGGACGTCCCCTCGATCACCGCGAAGAACAACTTCGTCGTCTCCAACAGCATGGCCCTGCGCCGCGACATCGACCTCACCGTCACCGCGAACAAACAGGCGCTGGCGAAGAACATCTTCATGTTCGGCCAGGTCATGGAGGGCACCCAGTTCTACGGCCTGTTTGGCATGATCCTCAGCCTCTACCGCCAGAACAAGTTCCCGGGCATCGGCAGCATGTTCCGCTACACCCTGCGCGATGAGTCGAACCACATCGAGGTCTTCCGCAACCTGCTCATGGACCTCATCGACGAGAACCCGGACATCTGGACCGAGGACTTCCGCGACGACCTTCGCGACACCATGGCCGAGGGCATCCGCCTCGAAAAGCAGTTCATCCGCGACTGCCTGCCCGTCGCCGGCCTGGGCCTGAACTCCGCCGACTTCGAGACCTACATCGACTACATCGCCGACCGCCGCCTGATCTCCTGCGGCCTCGCCCCGCTCAATGAAAGCGTGACGAACCCCTTCCCGTGGCTCGCCGAGATGATGGACATCAAGAAGGAGACCAACTTCTTCGAAGGCCGCGTGACCGAATATCAGAAAGCGTCTGCGCTCAGCACTGTCGATGATGACGAGCTGTGA
- a CDS encoding PEP-CTERM sorting domain-containing protein — translation MKLLPLALAAAAFSNLATATVVNIDFTTTSGTGYTGLGASDIVDTGTTWNTAAYSGSGGSVTMTDMVDSSGAATLVDFTVSGIEGAQNPAGSMERLGGFSNLMRDYIRIDAVTTGAVLSVGGKFSGLVVGASYDLYFYGQGEHMAPGGPPSANYGQNSLFTVNGTSKQTGWDGTANGDGSLDEGIEYVKFTAIAINGGAEGGVINFNWANVVATGATPNVLADEATNGSTPPANTGSRFAALNGIQLVSIVPEPSSALLALLGMTGLLVRRRR, via the coding sequence ATGAAGCTGCTTCCTCTCGCACTCGCTGCTGCCGCCTTTTCCAATCTCGCCACCGCCACGGTGGTAAATATCGACTTCACCACGACTTCCGGCACCGGTTATACGGGTCTGGGGGCTTCCGACATCGTCGATACTGGCACCACTTGGAATACCGCCGCCTATTCAGGCTCGGGTGGCTCCGTGACGATGACCGATATGGTCGATTCCTCGGGCGCAGCCACGCTGGTCGACTTCACCGTCTCCGGCATCGAAGGGGCCCAGAACCCGGCGGGCAGCATGGAGCGCCTGGGTGGCTTCTCGAACCTGATGCGCGACTACATCCGGATCGACGCTGTGACGACGGGGGCCGTGCTGAGCGTGGGTGGCAAATTCTCCGGCCTCGTCGTGGGAGCCAGCTATGATCTTTATTTCTACGGGCAGGGGGAACACATGGCTCCTGGCGGCCCTCCGAGTGCCAACTACGGCCAGAACAGTCTTTTCACCGTCAACGGCACTTCCAAGCAGACCGGCTGGGATGGCACAGCCAACGGCGACGGCTCCCTCGACGAAGGGATCGAATACGTGAAATTCACGGCGATTGCGATCAACGGCGGCGCTGAGGGAGGCGTCATCAATTTCAACTGGGCGAACGTCGTCGCCACCGGCGCGACTCCCAACGTCCTGGCGGACGAGGCCACCAATGGCAGCACCCCTCCTGCCAATACCGGCTCCAGGTTTGCCGCGCTGAATGGCATCCAGCTCGTCTCGATCGTTCCCGAGCCCTCCTCCGCGCTGCTCGCACTCCTCGGTATGACCGGCCTGCTGGTCCGCCGCCGCCGCTGA
- a CDS encoding PKD domain-containing protein, with product MSPLRALLASLLLTPAAVHAVVTPVSSTDVYQESGGIVVMEAERTPSSLGSGSARWELYEPGETNFVAGATNNAHLEFQGNSSNGGPATAPLTYKFRINQGGYYHLHLRARARLDGADSDKNNDCYVRVNGDSYGAGPNAGDTHLKDATLSLLTNNTKLYGASPTTWGWSDQLDAGGEANKRWPVYNFVSGGTYTLTISGRSIKYNFDRIVFRKSTISTSSAKSATLPESSTGTGGTTGQSIATLMLVNADTDDDIGPITNGMTINLAVTGANLNVRADTSPSIVGSVRFGLDGVADFMTQSSAPYTLGGDAPGDDYLPWTPSLGSHTLVATPFTAASGGGTVGSPTTLNFTVINTPPSGSPVASAGSDRSITLPTSSVVINGSGTDSGGSISGYSWSQVSGPSNATLSGGGTANLTASGLVQGSYVFRLTVTDNSGLTGYDDLTVTVNAAAGVPVANAGSDKAITLPTSSVVFNGSGTDSGGSISAYSWSQVSGPSTATLSGQGTANLTASGLVQGPYVFRLTVTDNSGLTATDNVTVTVSAATGGSGQSVTTLMLIDADTDSEIGPIQNGSTIDLAVVGANLNIRADTSPNPVGSVRFSLNDVADYATQTNAPYAMGGDALTDFWPWTPPLGSLTVTATPYTAAGGTGVAGTAKTVTFTVINSQLTGDPVAHAGQDKAVVLPTASVIFNGTGTDMDGSISSYSWTQISGPNTATLSNRTTTNLTAASLVQGTYVFRLTVTDNANKTATDDVTLNVLPAGSGSALITGEMKKWHKVTLSFTGPTTSETASPNPFTDYRLNVTFTHLASGKSYVVPGFFAADGNAANTSATSGNVWRVHFAPDETGAWSYNAAFRAGTNIATLTSAGASGGFFDGDTGSFNIAATDKTGIDFRGKGRLEYVGKHHLRFAETGQYFMKAGTDAPENLLSYADFDGDFKTDGQGDSYVKNWSPHTADWQAGDPVWQGTKGKGLIGAINYLAAEGLNAFSFLTMNINGDDKNVFPYTTYAERSRFDVSRLDQWETIFEHGTRKGMHLNFKTQETENELLLDSGNLGTQRKLYYRELIARFGHHPALNWNLGEEIDSASTSQKQSWAQYFHDSDPYKHPIVIHNSTGSLHRDLLGSASKLTGFSLQLNASDFTDMFSMTKDYIDRSDDADRPWVVACDEPGDAQYALRPDSDPGSSHVNARKNALWGNIMAGGAGCEFYFGYALAHSDLTCQDFRSRDDFWDYCRYALQFFAANPVPFEQMTNRNSLVSGNGNNANRCLAQTGHTYLVQLHGGGTHTLNLSGTTGTFTVKWFDPRNGGALLNGPTVSGGGTVSLGAPPNNTSQDWVALVQSTNIGGGATNQSPVVSAGADKSVVLSGSSVPVSLTGTATDDGLPEDSLLSRTWSQVSGPAVVNFSSTTTATTTATFTVAGNYVLRFSASDTALSASDDVAVHIAAPAGTGGQTVLPVHDAYTEGGANNNNTQLRLEKSSTRTRITFLQFDLSGLGSAPSSAVVRLTEGDDTSSGTMTLRLYAATSNSWTESNVSSSNQPAKGAQVAVFTGDVTDGKVIDFDVASHVTAAGIYSFILEADSSTKDVSFASKENATVSARPALVVGTSSAGNAPPTHPGYSFTTGQNEPILVPFALLLTGASDPDGDPVSVLDASTTSAAGGSIALGGDSLTYSPASNFSGSDSFTLTIHDGRGGIATATMTVLVQGSDDGISGYAPPVLQRISASQMRLSFTGKPNTSYRFQRSINLSAWSTLQTLTAGSNGQVQFTDSNPPAGNAFYRIATP from the coding sequence ATGTCGCCACTCCGAGCTCTTCTCGCCAGCCTTCTCCTCACTCCCGCAGCCGTCCACGCCGTTGTCACACCCGTCAGCTCCACGGACGTTTATCAAGAATCCGGCGGCATCGTCGTGATGGAGGCGGAGCGCACGCCGTCTTCGCTCGGCAGCGGCAGCGCTCGCTGGGAACTCTACGAGCCGGGCGAAACGAATTTCGTCGCCGGTGCCACCAATAACGCCCACCTCGAGTTCCAGGGGAACTCTTCCAACGGCGGCCCCGCGACCGCCCCGCTGACCTACAAGTTCCGCATCAACCAGGGCGGCTACTACCATCTGCACCTGCGTGCCCGTGCCCGGCTCGATGGCGCGGATTCGGATAAGAACAACGACTGCTACGTGCGGGTCAACGGCGACTCCTACGGCGCGGGCCCGAACGCCGGCGACACGCATCTCAAGGATGCGACGCTCAGCCTGCTGACGAACAACACCAAGCTCTACGGCGCCAGCCCCACCACCTGGGGCTGGTCCGACCAGCTCGACGCCGGCGGCGAAGCAAACAAGCGCTGGCCGGTTTACAACTTCGTCTCCGGCGGCACCTACACGCTCACGATCTCCGGCCGCTCGATCAAATACAACTTCGACCGCATCGTCTTCCGGAAGTCCACGATCTCCACCTCCAGCGCGAAATCGGCCACGCTGCCCGAATCCTCCACGGGCACCGGCGGCACCACCGGGCAATCGATCGCCACGCTGATGCTGGTGAATGCCGATACCGATGACGACATCGGCCCAATCACCAACGGGATGACCATCAATCTGGCGGTCACCGGTGCCAACCTCAACGTCCGCGCCGATACCAGCCCGTCGATCGTTGGCTCGGTGCGCTTCGGCCTCGATGGCGTGGCTGACTTCATGACGCAGAGCAGCGCGCCCTATACCCTCGGTGGCGATGCGCCGGGAGATGACTACCTTCCCTGGACGCCGTCGCTGGGCAGCCACACCTTGGTCGCGACGCCCTTCACCGCGGCGAGCGGCGGCGGTACGGTCGGTTCGCCCACGACACTGAACTTCACGGTAATCAACACGCCGCCCTCCGGTTCGCCGGTGGCAAGCGCTGGTTCGGACCGGTCGATCACACTGCCGACCAGCTCGGTGGTCATCAATGGCTCGGGCACCGATAGCGGCGGCTCGATCAGCGGCTACTCGTGGAGCCAGGTGTCCGGACCTTCCAATGCCACGCTGTCCGGAGGGGGCACTGCCAATCTCACCGCTTCCGGACTTGTCCAGGGCAGCTACGTCTTCCGCCTCACCGTCACCGACAACAGCGGCTTGACCGGCTACGACGACCTCACCGTCACGGTGAATGCCGCGGCCGGCGTCCCGGTGGCGAATGCGGGATCCGACAAGGCGATCACCCTGCCGACGAGCTCGGTGGTCTTCAATGGCTCGGGCACCGATAGCGGCGGCTCGATTTCCGCCTACTCCTGGAGCCAGGTTTCCGGCCCCTCGACCGCCACGCTGTCCGGCCAAGGGACGGCCAATCTCACCGCGTCCGGCTTGGTCCAAGGGCCCTACGTTTTCCGCCTGACCGTCACCGATAATAGCGGACTCACCGCCACGGACAATGTGACCGTGACGGTTTCCGCGGCCACCGGTGGCAGCGGCCAGTCGGTGACCACGCTGATGTTGATCGATGCCGATACCGACAGCGAGATCGGCCCGATTCAAAACGGCAGCACCATCGACCTCGCGGTCGTTGGCGCGAACCTGAACATCCGCGCGGATACCTCGCCGAATCCTGTGGGCTCGGTGCGCTTCAGCTTGAATGACGTGGCCGACTACGCCACCCAGACGAATGCGCCCTACGCGATGGGTGGCGACGCGCTGACCGATTTCTGGCCGTGGACGCCGCCGCTCGGCTCGCTGACCGTCACTGCCACGCCCTATACCGCTGCCGGTGGCACGGGCGTCGCGGGCACGGCGAAAACCGTGACCTTCACGGTGATCAACAGCCAGCTCACCGGCGACCCGGTCGCCCATGCCGGCCAGGACAAGGCTGTGGTGCTGCCGACCGCCTCGGTGATCTTCAATGGCACCGGCACCGACATGGACGGCAGCATTTCCAGCTACTCCTGGACCCAGATTTCCGGCCCGAATACTGCCACGCTGTCGAATCGCACCACCACCAACCTGACCGCGGCGTCGCTGGTCCAAGGCACCTACGTCTTCCGCCTGACCGTCACCGACAATGCCAACAAGACGGCCACCGACGACGTGACGCTGAACGTGCTGCCCGCCGGCAGCGGCAGCGCGCTCATCACCGGCGAGATGAAGAAGTGGCACAAGGTCACGCTCAGCTTCACCGGCCCGACCACCAGCGAGACCGCCTCGCCGAATCCCTTCACGGACTACCGCCTGAATGTCACCTTCACGCACCTCGCCAGCGGCAAGAGCTACGTGGTCCCCGGCTTCTTCGCCGCGGACGGCAATGCCGCCAATACCTCGGCGACCTCCGGCAATGTCTGGCGTGTCCACTTCGCGCCGGACGAAACCGGTGCGTGGAGCTACAACGCGGCCTTCCGCGCCGGCACGAATATCGCCACGCTGACTTCGGCCGGGGCCAGTGGCGGATTCTTCGATGGCGACACCGGCAGCTTCAACATCGCGGCGACCGACAAGACCGGCATCGACTTCCGCGGCAAGGGCCGCCTCGAATACGTCGGCAAGCACCACCTGCGCTTTGCCGAGACCGGCCAGTATTTCATGAAGGCCGGCACCGATGCGCCGGAGAACTTGCTGTCCTACGCGGACTTCGACGGGGACTTCAAGACCGACGGCCAGGGCGACTCGTATGTGAAGAACTGGTCGCCACACACCGCCGACTGGCAGGCCGGCGACCCGGTCTGGCAGGGCACCAAGGGCAAGGGCCTGATCGGCGCGATCAACTACCTCGCCGCCGAAGGCCTCAACGCCTTCTCCTTCCTCACCATGAACATCAACGGGGACGACAAGAACGTCTTCCCCTACACGACCTACGCCGAACGTAGTAGATTCGACGTGTCGCGACTGGACCAGTGGGAGACGATCTTCGAGCACGGCACCCGCAAGGGCATGCACCTCAACTTCAAGACCCAGGAAACCGAGAACGAACTGCTGCTGGACAGCGGCAATCTCGGCACCCAGCGCAAGCTCTACTATCGCGAGCTGATCGCCCGCTTCGGCCACCACCCGGCGCTGAACTGGAACCTCGGCGAGGAGATCGACAGCGCCTCCACGTCCCAGAAGCAATCATGGGCGCAGTACTTCCACGACAGCGATCCTTACAAGCACCCGATCGTCATCCACAACTCCACCGGCTCGCTGCACCGCGACCTGCTCGGGAGTGCCTCGAAGCTCACCGGCTTCTCGCTGCAGCTGAACGCGTCGGACTTCACCGACATGTTCTCGATGACCAAGGACTACATCGACCGGTCCGATGATGCCGACCGCCCATGGGTGGTGGCCTGCGACGAGCCCGGCGATGCCCAGTACGCGCTGCGGCCGGATAGCGACCCCGGCTCCAGCCACGTCAATGCCCGCAAGAACGCGCTGTGGGGAAACATCATGGCCGGCGGTGCGGGCTGCGAGTTCTACTTCGGCTATGCCCTGGCCCACTCCGACCTCACCTGCCAAGACTTCCGCAGTCGCGATGACTTCTGGGACTACTGCCGTTATGCGCTGCAGTTCTTCGCGGCGAATCCGGTGCCCTTCGAGCAGATGACCAACCGCAACTCGCTGGTCAGCGGCAATGGCAACAACGCCAACCGCTGCCTCGCGCAAACCGGCCACACCTATCTGGTCCAGCTTCACGGCGGCGGCACCCACACGCTGAATCTCTCCGGCACCACCGGCACCTTCACGGTGAAGTGGTTCGATCCCCGCAATGGCGGCGCGCTGCTCAATGGCCCCACCGTCAGCGGCGGCGGCACGGTTTCGCTCGGCGCTCCCCCGAACAACACCTCGCAGGATTGGGTCGCGCTGGTCCAGTCCACCAATATCGGTGGCGGCGCAACGAACCAGTCGCCGGTCGTTAGCGCTGGGGCCGACAAGTCGGTCGTGCTCAGCGGCAGTTCGGTGCCAGTGAGTCTGACCGGCACGGCCACCGACGATGGCTTGCCGGAAGACTCGCTGCTGTCCCGCACCTGGTCTCAGGTTTCCGGCCCGGCCGTGGTGAACTTTTCCAGCACCACCACCGCCACCACCACGGCCACCTTCACGGTTGCCGGGAACTATGTCCTGCGCTTCTCCGCTTCGGACACCGCGCTCAGCGCTTCGGATGATGTGGCGGTGCACATCGCCGCCCCGGCCGGCACTGGCGGGCAGACCGTGCTGCCGGTCCACGATGCCTACACCGAGGGCGGTGCGAACAACAACAACACCCAGCTCCGCCTCGAAAAGTCCTCCACCCGGACGCGCATCACCTTCCTCCAATTCGACCTCTCGGGCCTCGGCTCTGCGCCGTCGTCGGCCGTGGTCCGCTTGACCGAGGGTGATGACACCTCGTCCGGCACGATGACGCTGCGCCTCTACGCCGCGACCTCCAACAGCTGGACGGAATCGAATGTCTCAAGCTCGAACCAACCCGCCAAGGGGGCCCAGGTCGCCGTTTTCACCGGCGACGTGACGGACGGCAAGGTGATCGATTTCGACGTGGCTTCCCACGTCACCGCGGCCGGCATCTACAGCTTCATCCTGGAGGCCGACTCGTCCACGAAGGACGTCTCGTTTGCTTCGAAGGAAAACGCGACGGTTTCCGCGCGCCCCGCGCTGGTGGTTGGCACGAGTTCGGCGGGCAATGCCCCCCCCACCCATCCCGGCTACAGCTTCACCACCGGCCAAAACGAGCCGATCCTGGTTCCCTTCGCCCTGCTTCTCACGGGTGCTTCGGATCCTGACGGCGACCCGGTGAGCGTGCTCGACGCCAGCACCACTTCGGCCGCCGGTGGCTCGATCGCGCTTGGCGGCGATAGCCTGACCTACTCCCCGGCCTCCAACTTCAGCGGATCGGACAGCTTCACGCTCACCATCCATGACGGCCGTGGCGGCATCGCCACTGCCACCATGACCGTCCTGGTCCAAGGGAGCGACGATGGCATCAGCGGTTACGCCCCGCCCGTGCTCCAGCGGATCTCGGCAAGCCAGATGCGCCTGAGCTTCACCGGCAAGCCCAATACCAGCTACCGCTTCCAGCGTTCCATCAACCTGAGTGCGTGGAGCACCCTCCAGACCCTGACGGCCGGGTCTAACGGGCAAGTCCAGTTCACCGACTCCAATCCGCCGGCTGGAAACGCCTTCTACCGGATTGCGACACCTTGA
- a CDS encoding DUF5060 domain-containing protein has translation MSFSPLHRRFVPWAIALFLGAGCVVAHAQQGIALPIEGELKRWHKLTFDFVGPDTGETATPNPFTDYRLDLTFTHAVTGTTMVVPGFYAADGNAAESSSSAGNIWRAHFAPTEVGDWTYTVSFRSGAGVATADSPLSGASGGYFDGLQGGFTVAPTDKAGRDFRAKGRLEYVGRHHLRFAGTGEYFMKAGTDSPENLLSYADFDGDFKTDLQKDELVKTWAPHVADWQPGDPVWQGTKGKGLIGALNYLASEGLNSVSFLTMNINGDDKNVFPYTTYAERLRLDVSRLDQWEKAFEHATHKGLYLHFKTQETENEMLLDNGNLGPQRKLYYRELIARFSHHLALNWNLGEEINNASTAQKVAWAQFFQQQDPYKNHIVIHNGDQHFDLMGPQFPLTGMSLQLNEPNFSDTFVNVLRYVRRSDQYGKAWVVGCDEPGNASDSLRPDSNPGNSQTDARRDALWATILAGGAGCEFYFGSKWAHSDMTCQDFRSRDLFWDYCRHALAFFKENDFSFELMSNQNELVSGAGDNGNRCLAKTGDTYLVQLRAGGTHTLNLSAASGNFSVKWFNPRSGGSLPAADLQGGSVVSLGAPPADPDPIQDWIVLVKSTSGGSATNTPPTVTAGDDRQAFLTSNAVSLSLEGEISDDGLPDPLALDVGWIMMSGPEPVTFSQAQAAATQATFTAPGTYVLSLAADDGDLDAHEEITVTIELPELTGRRNFSPSQDAFTDAGENNNGETLAVRLDDRRTYLMFDLTALDADPMGAVLRLTEADGVAAEAVTLRAFSALSNDWNEAGISMATAPEKGAELAVFSGAVGAGETIEIDLGEMVTGPGIHGIILEAESGEASFVSKESADEAGWPKLVVTTHGNTVPVYDGYAFLATVNEPLTLPYAALLAGAYDPDGDPVTPVIANGSSSQGGQVVMDAEGLTYTPSIDYFGPDSFVLTVGDGRGGFATAEITVQVNEPPPAAPPAPPTVERVAEGVMRFRYLGTPGVNHTLQRSIDLVEWLTLATDLGLETGEIDYLDTEALESAAFYRITTP, from the coding sequence ATGAGTTTTTCCCCCCTTCATCGACGGTTTGTACCTTGGGCCATCGCGCTTTTTCTTGGCGCGGGGTGTGTCGTCGCGCACGCCCAGCAGGGGATCGCTCTACCGATCGAGGGTGAGCTGAAGCGTTGGCATAAGCTGACCTTCGACTTCGTAGGCCCGGACACCGGCGAGACGGCGACGCCGAATCCTTTCACCGACTATCGGCTGGACCTGACCTTCACCCATGCCGTCACTGGCACGACCATGGTGGTCCCGGGCTTCTACGCCGCGGATGGAAATGCCGCGGAGAGTTCGTCGAGCGCCGGGAATATCTGGCGTGCGCATTTCGCGCCCACGGAGGTGGGCGACTGGACCTACACCGTCTCCTTCCGCAGCGGGGCGGGTGTGGCTACGGCGGATAGTCCTCTGTCTGGGGCTAGTGGCGGTTATTTCGATGGCCTGCAAGGGGGATTCACCGTCGCGCCGACCGACAAGGCCGGCCGCGATTTCCGCGCGAAGGGGCGGCTTGAGTACGTCGGGCGGCATCATCTGCGCTTCGCAGGCACCGGGGAGTACTTCATGAAGGCGGGCACGGACTCGCCGGAGAACCTGCTGTCCTACGCCGACTTCGACGGGGATTTCAAAACCGACCTCCAGAAGGACGAGCTGGTGAAAACCTGGGCTCCCCACGTGGCGGATTGGCAGCCGGGCGACCCGGTCTGGCAGGGCACCAAGGGCAAGGGCCTGATCGGCGCTCTGAACTATCTGGCGTCCGAGGGACTCAACTCCGTGTCCTTCCTTACGATGAACATCAACGGGGACGACAAGAATGTCTTCCCCTACACGACCTACGCCGAGCGCCTGCGGCTGGACGTGTCGCGGCTGGACCAATGGGAGAAGGCCTTCGAGCACGCGACCCACAAGGGCCTCTACCTCCACTTCAAGACCCAGGAGACGGAGAACGAGATGCTGCTCGACAACGGCAACCTCGGCCCGCAGCGGAAGCTCTACTACCGCGAGCTGATCGCGCGCTTCAGCCACCATCTGGCGCTGAATTGGAACCTCGGCGAGGAGATCAACAACGCCTCGACCGCCCAGAAGGTGGCGTGGGCGCAGTTCTTCCAGCAGCAGGATCCCTACAAGAATCACATCGTCATTCACAATGGCGACCAGCACTTCGACCTGATGGGGCCGCAGTTCCCGCTCACCGGGATGTCATTGCAGCTCAATGAGCCGAACTTCAGCGACACCTTTGTCAACGTGCTGCGCTACGTGCGCCGGTCCGACCAGTATGGCAAGGCGTGGGTGGTGGGCTGCGACGAGCCGGGCAATGCGAGCGACAGCCTGCGGCCGGACAGCAATCCGGGGAACAGCCAGACCGACGCCCGCCGCGATGCGCTGTGGGCCACGATCCTCGCGGGCGGCGCGGGTTGCGAATTCTACTTCGGCTCGAAGTGGGCGCACTCGGACATGACCTGCCAGGACTTCCGCAGCCGGGATCTCTTCTGGGACTACTGCCGCCACGCGCTGGCCTTCTTCAAGGAGAACGACTTTTCCTTCGAGCTGATGTCCAACCAGAACGAGCTGGTCAGCGGCGCTGGCGACAATGGCAACCGCTGTCTCGCGAAGACCGGGGACACGTATCTGGTCCAGCTCCGCGCGGGCGGCACCCACACGCTCAATCTCTCCGCAGCGAGCGGGAATTTCTCGGTGAAGTGGTTCAATCCCCGCAGCGGCGGCAGCCTCCCGGCGGCCGATCTCCAGGGCGGCAGCGTGGTCAGCCTCGGCGCCCCGCCGGCGGATCCGGACCCGATCCAGGACTGGATCGTGCTGGTGAAATCGACCAGCGGCGGCAGCGCGACCAATACCCCGCCAACGGTCACGGCCGGGGACGACCGCCAGGCCTTTCTCACCAGCAATGCGGTTTCGCTATCCCTTGAAGGAGAGATTTCCGATGATGGTTTGCCGGATCCCTTGGCGCTCGATGTGGGCTGGATCATGATGTCCGGGCCCGAGCCCGTCACCTTCTCACAGGCGCAGGCAGCGGCCACTCAGGCGACCTTCACGGCACCGGGCACCTATGTCTTGAGCTTGGCGGCCGATGACGGCGATCTGGATGCGCACGAAGAGATCACCGTGACCATCGAGCTGCCGGAGCTGACCGGCCGGCGGAATTTTTCACCATCGCAGGACGCCTTCACGGACGCGGGCGAAAACAACAACGGCGAGACGCTGGCGGTCCGCCTGGACGACCGCAGGACTTACCTGATGTTCGACCTCACGGCGCTGGATGCGGACCCCATGGGTGCGGTGCTGCGGCTGACGGAAGCCGACGGCGTGGCCGCGGAAGCGGTGACGCTGCGGGCCTTCTCGGCGCTCTCGAACGATTGGAACGAGGCTGGCATTTCCATGGCTACTGCCCCGGAAAAGGGCGCGGAACTCGCTGTTTTCAGCGGGGCCGTCGGAGCAGGGGAGACCATCGAAATCGACTTGGGCGAGATGGTCACGGGGCCGGGCATCCACGGGATCATCTTGGAAGCGGAGTCCGGCGAAGCGTCGTTCGTTTCGAAGGAATCGGCCGACGAAGCCGGGTGGCCGAAGCTCGTGGTCACCACCCACGGCAACACGGTACCGGTCTATGACGGCTACGCGTTCCTCGCCACGGTCAATGAACCGTTGACCCTGCCGTATGCGGCGCTGCTGGCCGGAGCCTACGATCCCGATGGCGATCCGGTGACGCCGGTCATCGCGAACGGCTCGTCGTCCCAAGGCGGGCAGGTCGTGATGGATGCGGAAGGCCTGACCTACACCCCATCGATCGACTATTTCGGTCCGGATTCGTTCGTGCTGACGGTGGGGGACGGCCGCGGCGGCTTCGCCACGGCGGAGATCACCGTGCAGGTGAACGAGCCCCCTCCCGCCGCACCTCCCGCTCCGCCGACTGTGGAGCGGGTCGCTGAGGGCGTGATGCGCTTCCGCTATCTCGGCACGCCCGGCGTGAACCACACCCTCCAGCGTTCCATCGATCTAGTGGAATGGCTGACCTTGGCCACCGACCTCGGCCTGGAGACCGGAGAGATCGATTATCTCGACACCGAGGCCCTGGAATCGGCGGCGTTTTATCGGATTACGACGCCTTAA
- a CDS encoding four helix bundle protein produces MSEIETFEDLDVWKRGCNLAVDVHVALATSKDFALRSQMERSSLSIPSNIAEGAERDSTPDFIRFLRISKGSCGELRTQLYVAERVRQRLGAPPLEGSREMIAETRTISKMLQSLINSLLRRLKKDP; encoded by the coding sequence ATGAGCGAAATCGAAACCTTCGAAGATTTGGACGTGTGGAAGCGCGGCTGCAATCTGGCCGTGGATGTCCACGTCGCGCTCGCAACCTCGAAGGACTTCGCTCTCCGCAGCCAAATGGAGCGCTCTTCGCTGTCGATTCCGTCCAACATCGCTGAAGGTGCCGAACGCGACAGCACTCCGGACTTCATCCGCTTCCTTCGCATCAGCAAGGGCTCCTGCGGTGAACTTCGCACCCAGCTCTATGTCGCCGAGCGTGTCCGCCAGCGCCTCGGCGCTCCTCCACTCGAAGGCTCCCGCGAGATGATCGCCGAGACCCGGACCATTTCAAAGATGCTCCAGTCCCTCATCAACTCCCTCCTCCGCCGCCTCAAAAAGGATCCCTAA